AACTATTCTAGCCCTTTCGGGCGGCGAGTTGCTCCTCCAGAAGCTGGTTGACGACGGCGGGGGCGGCGCGGCCACGGGTGGCCTTCATCACCTGACCCACGAGGAATTTTACCGCATTGTCCTTGCCGCCGAGATAGTCTTCTACAGCCTGCGGGTTGTTGTCGAGGGCTTCCCGCACCGCATCAAGGATGGCGCCCTCGTCCGTGACCTGCGAGAGGCCCTTGGCCTCGACGACCTTGCGCGGACTTGCGCCGGACTCGAACATTTCCTCAAGCACCTGCTTGGCCTGGGTAGAGCTTACAGTACGGTCATCGACGAGGTCTACGAGCTCAGAGAGGGCGGGGGCGGTCACCTTGCTCTCCCAAAGATCGAGGCCCGCCGCGTTCAGCAGACGGGCGAGCTCGGAGTTGACGAGGTTGGCGATGGCCTTGGCGCGGGCCTGGAGGGCATCGCCTTCAAGGGTCTTCGCGCCAACGGCCTCCTCGAAGAAGTCGGCGGTGCGGCGGCTGGCCGTCAGGAGCGATGCATCGTACTCGGAGAGGCCGTAGCCGCGCCGGAGGCGCTCGCGGCGCTTGTCCGGGAGCTCGGGGAGGCTCGCCCGGACCTCGTCGACCCAATCGCGGGAGATGAGCAGGGGCGGCAGGTCGGGTTCGGGCAGGTAGCGGTAGTCGTTGGCGTACTCCTTGGAGCGTTGGGAGACGGTCACGCCGCGGTCTTCAAGCCAGCCTCGGGTTTCCTGGGACACGGCGCCGCCGCTCTCCAGCACCTCTATCTGCCGCTGGATCTCATACTCCAGCGAGCGGAAGACGGCGCGGAGGCTGTTCATGTTCTTGACCTCCACCTTGGTGCCGTACTCGGTGGAGCCCCTGGGGCGGATGGAGACGTTGGCGTCACAGCGGAAGCTGCCCTGCTCCATGTCCGCGGTGGAGACGCCGATGTACTGGAGGATGGAACGGAGCTTCAGGAGGTACTGGCGGGCCTCGTCCGGGGTGCGGAGGTCGGGCTCGCCGACGACCTCCATGAGGGGGACGCCGGCGCGGTTGACGTCCATGAGGGCGTATCCGGCTCCAGCGCCGTCGCGGGCGTGCTGGAGCTTGGCGACATCCTCCTCGAGGTGGGCGCGGGTGATGCCGACCTTGCGGGGCTCGCCGTCGCTCTCGATGACCATCCATCCGCCGTAGGAGATGGGATTCTCAAACTGGGAGATCTGGTAGCCCTTCATCAGGTCGGGGTAGGAGTAGTTCTTGCGGTCGAACTGGGCGAACTCGCCGATGGAGCAGTTGAGGGCGAGGCCGGTGCGTATGACGTGCTCGACGGCCTGCTTGTTGATGACGGGGAGGACGCCGGGCATGGCGAGGCAGACCGGGCAGACGCCGGTGTTGGGGTCGTTGTCCTGATAGTCGGCCGGGCACGAGCAGAACATCTTGCTCCTGGTGAGGAGCTGCGCGTGCACCTCAAGGCCGATGACGGGTTCCCAGTCCACAGTGAGCGCTCCTTGCTTCGCGAGGGTGGGCGCGTTGCAATGCTTCAAGTATACGTACCGCAGCTACGGCGGGCAAGGCGGCGGCTGCGCGCGGGGGGTGCGGGTGATGCGTTGCCAAGATAAAACAACCTGCCTTACGTTGTAGCCAATGCGGCACATTTTAGCTACAACTCGAAATTTTTTCTGCAGGTCCCCCGAGGGCCGGGAGCTGTTCCGCGGTCGGATGTCGAGGCAGACCGTGCGGGTGAGGGCTGCATTGGAGGGCGTGATTGTTGCTTGCATGAAGGTAGGGTATCGGAGGGTGGGGGCTTCGCGCGAGGGGTTGGTGTCAGGGTGGGAGGATCGGGGATGCGCACTCGCGGGAGGGTTTGTGGGCGGGGATGCCCCTCCGGGCCGCCCCTCTGGATTCCTGCCTGCGCAGGAATGACGCGGCGGGGGGTGGGGAATGCCGTGACGGGGATGCGAGGAGGAATTGGCCGGTGGTTGGGATGCCCCGCGCGGCCGCCCGTGGATACCGTCCCCGTATCGTGGTACGGGGCATGCTTTCGCCGGTATGGAGGCGATGGGGGCTGGGATGGCGTGAGGGGTTAGGGGTCAGGGTGGGGTCCCGCCTCAGCGGGACGGGCGATTCACGAATCGCCCGTACAGAGGGTTGGGGTGCGAGAGGGGTTTTGGGTGGGGGCGCCCCGCTCGGCCGCCCCTGGATACCGGCCCCGTATCGTGGTACGGGGCATGCTTTCGCCGGTATGGAGGGAAGGGGGAGGAAGGGCGCTGCTTGTCGGGGTTCCTGCCTTCGCAGGAATGACGAGTAAGGGCAGGAATGACGCGAGCGGTAGGTGTGGGAGAGGGGGTTTCGCGCGAGGGGTTGATGTCAGGGTGCGGGGGCTCCCCCATCCCAGCCTTCCCCCTAGGGGGAAGGGGCTTAGGCGCATTGACACTGATTGTGGGGGCGTCTAGGCTTTGGCAATCTTCTGATACGCGTCACAGGTAGCCAGCAGCGCACAATCACGGGGCCAGCGGAAGGGGGCGCGATGCTCACGTTCCGGTACTCGCAGTGGGACGGGTCGCAGCAGGTGTTCGAGCCGGACCAGGACGAGCTGATGGAGGCGCTATCGGAGGACCTGATGGAGCACGGCGACATCAACCGCGCCCTGCGGGACATGATGCGCCGGGGGATGCAGATGCCCGACGGCCAGCGGCTCGACGGGCTGCGCGACATGATGGAGCGGCTCCGCCGCCAGCGACAGCAGCAGCTCCAGCGGCACAACATGGAGCACACCATGGATGCCCTGAAGGAGAAACTGCAGGATGTCCTGAACACCGAGCGCGAAGGCATGGAGCGCCGCGTGCAGGAGACGGAGGAGCGCGTCGGGGAGCCGGGGCAGGACGCGACCAAGGACCAGCTGCTCGAGAACCTGCGGCGGCAGGTGGAGCGGAACAAGGAGACGCTGGACAACCTGCCGGAGAGCCTGGGCGGGGCCGTGCGGGAGCTGAACGAGTACGAGTTCATGGACCCGGAGGCGGCGCGCAAGTTCCAAGAGCTGATGGATGAGCTTCGCGGGCAGATGGCGAACAACATGGTGCAGAACATGCGCCAGAACCTGGAGAACATGACGCCGGGCGACATGTCAGGGATGCGGCAGATGCTGCGAGACCTGAACGACATGCTGGAATCAGGCGGGGAACCGAATTTCCAGGAGTTCATGGACAAGTACGGCGGCATGTTCGGGCCGAACCCGCCGGAGAACCTGCAGGAACTGCTGGAGCACATGCGGCGGCAGATGGCGCAGATGGACTCGCTGCTAAACTCCATGTCGGCGGAGCAACGGCAGGAGCTCATGGACCTGATGGACTCGCTGATGGACGACGAGACGGCGCGGGAGCTGGGCCGGCTGGCGCAACTCATGGCGCAGTACCTGCCGCCGGACGATTTGGAGCAGCGCTACCCGTTCATGGGCGACGACCCGCTCGACCTGCAGCAGGCGATGCAACTGATGAGCGAGCTGCAGGACATGGACCAGCTCGAGAAGCAGCTACAGGAGGTGGGGCGGCGTGGGAACCTCGACGACCTTGACCTCGACGAGATCGAGCGGCTGCTGGGCGAGGAGGCGCGGCGGGACCTGGAGAAGCTGAAGGACATCGCGCGGATGCTGGAGGAGGCGGGATTCATCCGCAGCAACGGCGACCGGATGGAGCTGACGCCGCGGGGCATCCGCAAGATAGGGCAGAAGGCGCTCAAGGAGGTCTTCGCGAACCTGAAGAAGGACCGGCTGGCCAACCACGAGCTGTACGAGACGGGACTGCAGGGCGACCTCTCGGGGGCGACGCGGCAGCACCAGTTCGGCGACCCGTTCGACATCTCGCTGCAGAAGACGCTGAGCAACGCGATCGTGCGGAACGGGCCGGGGACGCCGGTGCAGGTGCATCCGAGCGACTTCGAGCTGGTGGAGCGGGAGGAGGCGACGCAGGCGGCGACGTGCGTGCTGCTGGACCAGAGCCGCTCGATGGGGCACTGGGGGAGCTGGTCGTCGGCGAAGAAGGTGGCGCTGGCGCTGATCGCGCTGGTGCGGAGCAAGTTCCCGCGGGACGCCATCTACCTCATCGGGTTCTCGGACTACGGGCGGCGCATCAAGGAGGAGGACCTGCCGGAGACATCGTGGAACGCGTGGGTGTCGGGGACGAACATGCAGCACGCGCTGATGATGTCGCGGAAGCTGCTGAGCTACCACAAGGGGGCAACGCGGCAGGTCATCATGATCACGGACGGCGAGCCGACGGCGCACATGGAGGGGGACTACGCGGCGTTCAGCTACCCGCCGAGCTTCCGGACGATGCAGGAGACGCTGAAGGAGGTACGGCGGTGCACGCAGGAGGGCGTGACCATCAACACCTTCATGCTGGAGTCAAACCCGTACCTGCTGGACTTCGTGGACAAGCTGACGCGGATCAACCGCGGGCGGGCGTTCTACACGAGCCCGTACCAGTTGGGCGAGTACGTGCTGGTGGACTACATCAATAATCGCCGGAAGCGGGTGTCGGCGTAGGGGGTGGTTCCTTCCCAC
This DNA window, taken from Chloroflexota bacterium, encodes the following:
- the gatB gene encoding Asp-tRNA(Asn)/Glu-tRNA(Gln) amidotransferase subunit GatB, translating into MDWEPVIGLEVHAQLLTRSKMFCSCPADYQDNDPNTGVCPVCLAMPGVLPVINKQAVEHVIRTGLALNCSIGEFAQFDRKNYSYPDLMKGYQISQFENPISYGGWMVIESDGEPRKVGITRAHLEEDVAKLQHARDGAGAGYALMDVNRAGVPLMEVVGEPDLRTPDEARQYLLKLRSILQYIGVSTADMEQGSFRCDANVSIRPRGSTEYGTKVEVKNMNSLRAVFRSLEYEIQRQIEVLESGGAVSQETRGWLEDRGVTVSQRSKEYANDYRYLPEPDLPPLLISRDWVDEVRASLPELPDKRRERLRRGYGLSEYDASLLTASRRTADFFEEAVGAKTLEGDALQARAKAIANLVNSELARLLNAAGLDLWESKVTAPALSELVDLVDDRTVSSTQAKQVLEEMFESGASPRKVVEAKGLSQVTDEGAILDAVREALDNNPQAVEDYLGGKDNAVKFLVGQVMKATRGRAAPAVVNQLLEEQLAARKG
- a CDS encoding VWA domain-containing protein, which gives rise to MLTFRYSQWDGSQQVFEPDQDELMEALSEDLMEHGDINRALRDMMRRGMQMPDGQRLDGLRDMMERLRRQRQQQLQRHNMEHTMDALKEKLQDVLNTEREGMERRVQETEERVGEPGQDATKDQLLENLRRQVERNKETLDNLPESLGGAVRELNEYEFMDPEAARKFQELMDELRGQMANNMVQNMRQNLENMTPGDMSGMRQMLRDLNDMLESGGEPNFQEFMDKYGGMFGPNPPENLQELLEHMRRQMAQMDSLLNSMSAEQRQELMDLMDSLMDDETARELGRLAQLMAQYLPPDDLEQRYPFMGDDPLDLQQAMQLMSELQDMDQLEKQLQEVGRRGNLDDLDLDEIERLLGEEARRDLEKLKDIARMLEEAGFIRSNGDRMELTPRGIRKIGQKALKEVFANLKKDRLANHELYETGLQGDLSGATRQHQFGDPFDISLQKTLSNAIVRNGPGTPVQVHPSDFELVEREEATQAATCVLLDQSRSMGHWGSWSSAKKVALALIALVRSKFPRDAIYLIGFSDYGRRIKEEDLPETSWNAWVSGTNMQHALMMSRKLLSYHKGATRQVIMITDGEPTAHMEGDYAAFSYPPSFRTMQETLKEVRRCTQEGVTINTFMLESNPYLLDFVDKLTRINRGRAFYTSPYQLGEYVLVDYINNRRKRVSA